Proteins found in one Subtercola endophyticus genomic segment:
- a CDS encoding sugar ABC transporter ATP-binding protein, whose product MSQLALDLHDLTKHFGGTRALEGAELTVRPGTVHALLGGNGSGKSTLIKILAGVYEADAGSLSIFGQTHALSAYRPATAHAAGLRFVHQDVGLFDELSVAENFALDAGYPTGRFGGVKWKALNEHVRGVLAEYELDLDPTTSIHALSAADRIMVAIARALQDASGDRLILVLDEPTASLPEHESTLLLNRIRRLADAGQTIIIVSHRLNEIRAVATDYTVLRDGTTAGTLVDAHPSDDTLITMMAGRSLTALRPQPAPQAATEQLVRLQGIWVGPLRGINLTVDVGEIVGIAGLSGSGRSTILRTLFGQIRADSGEIFYKGVPFRPARIEAAVRSGIALVPEDRGREAAFADLDVIDNLSVSVLRRYWRRRGMANGRARRDALALIQEFGVKVRGPEAMFSSMSGGNQQKVILARWMQRNPDLLLLDEPTQGVDVMSRADIYASIRQAAQTGCSVMIASSDVNELNALCDRVLVLRDGVVGDVLRAGRMDPEEISALIIKQPVTP is encoded by the coding sequence GTGTCTCAGCTCGCACTAGACCTGCACGACCTGACCAAGCACTTCGGCGGTACACGAGCACTTGAAGGGGCCGAGCTGACGGTTCGACCCGGAACGGTGCATGCGCTTCTCGGCGGCAATGGATCGGGCAAGAGCACGTTGATCAAGATTCTCGCCGGAGTGTATGAGGCGGATGCGGGCTCACTGAGCATTTTCGGTCAGACCCATGCCCTTTCGGCGTACCGACCGGCCACGGCCCACGCCGCAGGTCTTCGGTTTGTGCACCAGGATGTCGGGCTGTTCGACGAGCTGTCGGTTGCCGAGAACTTTGCGCTCGATGCCGGATACCCGACCGGCCGGTTCGGTGGCGTGAAATGGAAGGCACTGAACGAACACGTTCGAGGGGTGCTGGCTGAGTACGAACTCGATCTCGACCCGACGACATCTATTCATGCGCTGTCGGCCGCCGACAGAATCATGGTGGCAATTGCCAGAGCGCTTCAGGATGCCTCGGGGGACCGACTGATTCTTGTTCTCGACGAGCCGACCGCCAGCCTTCCCGAGCACGAGTCCACTCTCTTACTGAACCGCATCAGGAGGCTCGCCGATGCAGGTCAGACGATCATCATCGTCAGCCACCGGCTGAACGAGATTCGGGCCGTCGCAACGGATTACACCGTGCTGCGAGACGGCACGACGGCCGGCACTCTGGTCGACGCGCATCCCTCTGACGACACCTTGATCACGATGATGGCCGGTCGGTCGCTCACCGCATTGCGCCCGCAGCCCGCCCCGCAGGCAGCCACCGAGCAATTGGTCAGGCTGCAAGGCATCTGGGTGGGTCCGCTGCGCGGAATCAACCTCACCGTCGACGTCGGGGAGATCGTCGGAATAGCCGGGCTCTCCGGCTCCGGCCGCTCGACGATTCTGCGAACCCTCTTCGGGCAGATACGTGCCGATTCGGGTGAAATCTTTTATAAAGGAGTGCCCTTCAGACCCGCCCGCATCGAGGCGGCCGTACGAAGCGGCATCGCCCTCGTTCCAGAGGATCGCGGCCGGGAGGCGGCGTTCGCCGACTTGGACGTCATCGACAACCTCTCTGTCAGTGTGTTGCGGCGGTATTGGCGCCGTCGTGGCATGGCTAACGGGCGAGCGCGTCGAGACGCTCTGGCGCTCATTCAGGAGTTCGGAGTCAAGGTTCGGGGCCCCGAGGCGATGTTCTCGTCGATGTCGGGCGGCAATCAACAGAAGGTCATTCTGGCTCGCTGGATGCAGCGAAATCCTGACCTGCTGCTTCTCGACGAGCCCACTCAGGGAGTAGACGTGATGTCTCGAGCCGACATCTATGCGTCGATCCGACAGGCCGCTCAGACCGGATGCTCGGTCATGATCGCGTCATCAGACGTCAATGAACTCAACGCGCTCTGCGATCGAGTGCTGGTGCTGCGAGACGGCGTGGTGGGCGACGTGCTGAGGGCCGGGCGCATGGACCCAGAAGAGATCTCGGCCCTGATCATCAAGCAACCCGTCACTCCATGA
- a CDS encoding ABC transporter permease encodes MNDVKEMPTSTAEVSKPESPASAGRRPQRSFVIFAERYALLILTLLLVVFFSVIPATHGLFATVANLNVVLGSQTVYALIAIAALFPLLCGYFDFSVGTVSAVSTTLAAGLMSKNDVPLGLAIVISLVVGVGIGFVNGLFVVRFKLNPFVSTLGMATLLGGGIQWYTGGATIFSGIAPALTDFGAATLFGIPVVVYAVAVVALVAWYVTRQTPFGRSLYAIGSNPTSATLVGLRVTRNVWATFMISGGVAAFSGIILLARTGSATADSGISLLFPALAAVFLGTTAINPGFFNVWGTIIGALFVAVAVSGLTLSGAQSWVSPVFNGAALLAAVGLSSYLRKRRLAG; translated from the coding sequence ATGAACGATGTGAAAGAAATGCCGACCTCGACCGCTGAGGTCTCGAAGCCAGAATCGCCCGCCTCCGCCGGGCGGCGACCGCAGAGATCGTTCGTGATCTTCGCTGAGCGGTATGCGCTGTTGATTCTCACGCTGCTGCTCGTCGTCTTCTTCTCCGTCATTCCGGCGACCCACGGCTTGTTCGCAACCGTGGCCAACCTGAATGTCGTTCTGGGCAGCCAGACCGTCTACGCGCTCATCGCGATCGCGGCACTCTTTCCGCTTCTCTGTGGGTATTTCGACTTCTCTGTGGGCACCGTATCGGCGGTCTCGACGACGCTCGCCGCGGGTCTCATGTCGAAGAACGACGTTCCGCTCGGGCTGGCGATCGTCATCAGCTTGGTCGTCGGAGTCGGAATCGGCTTTGTGAACGGCCTCTTCGTCGTGCGATTCAAGCTCAACCCCTTCGTCAGCACTCTCGGCATGGCCACCCTGCTGGGCGGGGGCATTCAGTGGTACACAGGCGGCGCGACGATTTTTTCGGGAATCGCACCCGCTCTCACCGACTTCGGGGCGGCTACGCTCTTCGGAATTCCGGTGGTGGTCTACGCCGTCGCCGTGGTGGCGCTCGTTGCCTGGTATGTCACCCGGCAGACGCCCTTCGGCCGTTCGCTTTATGCCATCGGGTCGAATCCGACGTCAGCCACGCTCGTCGGTCTGCGAGTGACCCGCAACGTCTGGGCGACGTTCATGATCTCTGGTGGCGTTGCCGCCTTCTCGGGCATCATTCTGCTCGCTCGAACGGGCAGTGCGACGGCAGACAGCGGAATCAGTCTTCTCTTCCCCGCTCTTGCGGCCGTATTCTTGGGCACGACCGCCATCAATCCGGGCTTCTTCAATGTGTGGGGAACGATCATCGGCGCTCTGTTCGTGGCCGTGGCGGTGAGTGGTCTTACGCTCAGCGGCGCGCAGAGCTGGGTCTCGCCCGTCTTCAACGGGGCGGCCCTCTTAGCAGCGGTCGGTCTGTCGTCGTACCTGCGCAAGAGACGACTGGCCGGATGA
- a CDS encoding putative quinol monooxygenase has protein sequence MTEPRVRVFVFVDLSEVEGGAADAFLQNSLTQNAALLAQRRGCLEYETFQSLTEPRHLHVTELWESVAAYDEHWAAQQAEFAERKGLPPRIEGIRVSFEFYQQQLMQYTGEHWVSVDDSRRSNSIWWP, from the coding sequence ATGACTGAACCACGAGTGCGAGTCTTCGTGTTCGTCGACCTGTCTGAGGTGGAGGGGGGCGCAGCAGACGCCTTTCTGCAGAACTCGCTGACCCAGAACGCGGCACTGCTCGCGCAACGAAGAGGGTGCCTCGAATACGAGACGTTCCAATCGCTCACCGAGCCTCGTCACCTGCATGTCACGGAGCTCTGGGAGTCCGTGGCGGCGTACGACGAGCATTGGGCTGCCCAGCAAGCCGAATTCGCCGAGCGCAAAGGTTTGCCGCCGCGGATAGAGGGCATTCGCGTCAGTTTCGAGTTTTACCAGCAACAACTGATGCAGTACACGGGAGAGCACTGGGTGAGTGTCGACGATTCACGTCGTTCGAACTCGATCTGGTGGCCGTGA
- a CDS encoding putative quinol monooxygenase, translating into MTDQIRVLVAVDLRDVDAAVAEQMTAQVSDANRERSHRAGCLQYETYRSASNADHVHIVELWESMEAFDAHWRVQSASTTPEPPAGIRIETEFYKRQVMESSAGHWQSIDPQGRSAIIRWP; encoded by the coding sequence ATGACTGATCAGATCAGGGTGTTGGTGGCCGTTGACTTGCGCGACGTCGATGCTGCCGTTGCCGAGCAGATGACGGCCCAGGTCAGCGACGCCAACCGAGAACGTTCGCACCGTGCAGGGTGCCTGCAGTACGAAACGTATCGGTCGGCCAGCAATGCCGATCACGTTCACATCGTCGAGCTGTGGGAGTCGATGGAGGCCTTCGACGCTCACTGGAGAGTGCAGAGCGCGAGCACCACGCCCGAACCTCCAGCGGGCATCCGTATCGAGACCGAATTCTACAAACGACAGGTCATGGAGAGCTCTGCAGGGCACTGGCAGTCGATCGATCCCCAGGGGCGTTCCGCGATCATCCGGTGGCCGTGA
- a CDS encoding LysR family transcriptional regulator: protein MTDLKRVDANLIVVLDAILIDRNLTRAGDRIGMTQPAVSGALARLRQQFDDALLVRVGRSYELTPKAAAMQEIVHEAMIEIERTLDVLPTFDPLSSTRRFLISSSDYVLSEITRPLFSLLAEQAPGTSVEFEALPTTQVVSTNDLLRRDLIIVGTGRGVPGTRSSLFTDRFVCIASANNPRIRGGAFTLDDLSELSHVISNFGESTLTHVDEMMSGAGLTVRVAVSVQGFLLVPFMVSGTDLIAYVPERLALRYLDLLNLAIVDTPLSPATLVEAAHWHPSKSADPALKWLVGVLREAAEIVEFPNGDELSA, encoded by the coding sequence GTGACCGACCTGAAGCGTGTCGACGCGAACTTGATCGTTGTGCTCGACGCCATTCTCATCGACCGCAATCTCACGCGCGCCGGTGACCGAATCGGAATGACGCAACCCGCAGTGAGCGGTGCTCTCGCACGTCTGCGCCAACAGTTCGACGATGCGTTGTTGGTGCGCGTCGGCCGCAGTTACGAGCTCACTCCGAAGGCCGCAGCGATGCAGGAGATCGTGCACGAAGCGATGATCGAAATCGAGCGTACGCTCGACGTGCTGCCGACCTTCGACCCGCTCTCGAGCACGCGGCGATTCCTGATCTCATCGTCGGATTACGTGCTCTCAGAGATCACCCGGCCCCTGTTCTCGCTGCTAGCCGAACAGGCGCCCGGCACAAGTGTCGAATTCGAGGCGCTGCCGACCACGCAGGTGGTCAGTACGAACGATCTGTTGCGCCGGGATCTCATCATCGTCGGCACCGGCCGAGGCGTTCCGGGCACGCGCAGCTCGCTCTTCACCGATCGATTCGTCTGTATCGCGAGTGCCAACAATCCGCGCATCCGCGGCGGTGCCTTTACTCTCGACGACCTTTCGGAGCTCAGTCACGTCATCAGCAACTTCGGCGAGAGCACCCTCACGCACGTCGACGAGATGATGTCTGGTGCAGGCCTCACCGTGCGGGTCGCCGTCAGCGTTCAGGGGTTCTTGCTGGTTCCCTTCATGGTCAGCGGTACCGACCTCATCGCCTATGTACCCGAGCGCCTCGCCCTGCGGTATCTCGACCTGCTCAACCTGGCCATCGTCGACACACCGCTGTCGCCGGCCACCCTCGTCGAGGCAGCACATTGGCACCCCTCGAAGTCAGCCGATCCTGCCCTGAAATGGCTTGTGGGCGTATTGCGCGAGGCAGCAGAGATCGTCGAGTTCCCCAACGGCGACGAACTCAGCGCCTAG
- a CDS encoding NAD-dependent succinate-semialdehyde dehydrogenase, which produces MSATITTVDPSTGSVIRSYPTLARHDLDGLLDQSVAAQRQWRDTTIASRADRLRVAARLLRDEVDDHATVISREMGKPITEARGEVLKCAVTCDYYADHADEFLSPKEVSTEAVRSFVAYEPIGVILAVMPWNFPYWQVVRFAAPALLAGNGGLLKHASNVTGAALALQSLFERAGFPAHLFTTLVLGEHSMVNELIADDRIAAVTLTGSEAAGASVAEAAGRALKKTVLELGGSDPFVILADADVEAIIPLAVRARFVNTGQSCLCAKRFIVEGAVIDDFERMIVPAVESLRIGDPLDNATQFGPLAKKGFVDDIARQVDESVAMGARVLTGGYRLEGEGNYYAPTVLADVTPDMPVFREETFGPVLALVRANSAAHAIELADDTPYGLAASIWTADMQAGLDLGRGIHSGALFVNSVVVSDPRLPFGGVKLSGYGRELSIEGIHEFMNVRAVWAGAMPS; this is translated from the coding sequence GTGAGCGCAACCATCACCACCGTCGATCCGAGCACCGGTTCGGTCATCCGTTCGTACCCGACGCTCGCCCGGCACGACCTCGACGGCCTGCTCGATCAGTCTGTGGCCGCTCAAAGGCAATGGCGAGACACCACCATCGCGAGTCGGGCCGACCGGCTGCGTGTCGCGGCCCGTCTCCTCCGCGACGAGGTCGACGATCACGCCACGGTGATCAGCCGGGAGATGGGCAAACCCATCACCGAAGCTCGCGGCGAAGTACTCAAGTGTGCGGTGACGTGCGACTACTACGCAGACCACGCCGACGAATTCCTCTCACCGAAAGAGGTCTCGACCGAGGCCGTGCGCTCGTTCGTCGCTTATGAGCCGATCGGCGTCATACTCGCCGTGATGCCCTGGAACTTTCCCTACTGGCAAGTCGTACGCTTCGCCGCGCCCGCGCTGCTCGCCGGCAACGGCGGGCTCTTGAAGCACGCCTCGAACGTCACGGGCGCCGCGCTCGCACTGCAGAGCCTCTTCGAGCGCGCCGGCTTTCCGGCCCACCTCTTCACGACCCTCGTCCTGGGCGAACATTCGATGGTGAACGAGCTGATCGCCGACGATCGGATAGCAGCCGTGACCCTGACCGGCAGCGAAGCCGCCGGCGCATCGGTAGCCGAAGCGGCCGGCCGTGCCCTCAAGAAGACCGTGCTCGAGCTCGGCGGCTCAGACCCGTTCGTGATTCTGGCCGACGCCGATGTCGAGGCGATCATCCCGCTGGCCGTACGCGCTCGCTTCGTCAACACCGGCCAGAGCTGCCTGTGCGCCAAACGGTTCATCGTCGAAGGCGCGGTCATCGACGATTTCGAACGGATGATCGTACCGGCCGTCGAGTCGCTGCGAATCGGTGACCCCCTCGACAACGCCACCCAGTTCGGCCCGCTGGCCAAGAAGGGGTTCGTCGACGACATCGCGAGACAAGTCGATGAATCGGTCGCAATGGGCGCTCGAGTGCTGACCGGCGGATACCGGCTCGAAGGCGAGGGCAACTATTACGCTCCGACCGTGCTCGCCGACGTGACCCCCGACATGCCCGTCTTCAGAGAAGAGACCTTCGGTCCGGTGCTCGCCCTGGTGCGGGCCAATTCTGCGGCCCACGCCATCGAGCTCGCCGACGATACTCCGTACGGTCTGGCCGCCAGCATATGGACAGCCGATATGCAGGCTGGGCTCGATCTCGGGCGCGGAATCCACTCGGGGGCGCTCTTTGTCAACAGCGTCGTCGTGTCAGACCCGCGGCTGCCCTTTGGCGGCGTCAAGCTTTCAGGCTACGGCCGCGAACTCTCGATCGAGGGTATTCACGAATTCATGAACGTGCGGGCGGTGTGGGCCGGCGCCATGCCGTCGTGA
- a CDS encoding fumarylacetoacetate hydrolase family protein has protein sequence MKIARYEHNGFEHVGIVRHGHLHSLPDGTDPLAILALPKEERDFAEATAGRQHRAPLADVRLLPTIQPRAMRDFVAFEEHVVGVSKSVSGQAGVADAWYEAPAFLFMNPWSLTGPNDDIPMPPLTKALDFELEVAAIIGKAARDVTPEQAREHIVGYAIFNDWSARDIQRREMQVNLGPSKGKDFANTMGPWITSADELDSFRSNDRLNLAMSVSVNGTVIGSDSLANMGWSFEELVSHASRGALVGAGDVLATGTCGGGALAELWGRTGTQSPRPLKVGDVVSMTVEGLGTITNRITPQSSTGVAVPAARRRKPEDIA, from the coding sequence ATGAAGATCGCACGCTACGAACACAACGGATTCGAGCACGTCGGCATCGTCAGGCACGGGCACCTGCACTCGCTCCCCGACGGCACTGACCCCCTCGCCATCCTCGCCCTACCGAAAGAGGAGCGCGACTTCGCCGAGGCCACTGCCGGAAGGCAACACCGTGCACCGCTGGCCGACGTGCGGCTGCTGCCGACCATCCAGCCGCGCGCGATGCGAGACTTTGTCGCATTCGAGGAGCACGTCGTCGGTGTGTCGAAGAGCGTCTCCGGTCAGGCCGGAGTCGCCGATGCCTGGTATGAAGCGCCGGCGTTTCTGTTCATGAACCCGTGGTCACTCACTGGGCCCAACGACGACATTCCGATGCCGCCGCTCACGAAGGCACTCGATTTCGAACTCGAAGTGGCGGCCATCATCGGAAAGGCGGCGCGGGATGTCACGCCCGAACAGGCCCGTGAGCACATCGTCGGCTATGCCATCTTCAACGACTGGTCGGCGCGAGACATTCAGCGGCGTGAGATGCAAGTGAATCTGGGGCCTTCGAAAGGCAAAGACTTCGCGAACACGATGGGCCCGTGGATCACGAGCGCCGACGAGCTCGATTCTTTTCGCTCGAACGATCGCCTGAACCTCGCGATGAGCGTCTCCGTGAACGGCACCGTCATCGGCAGCGACAGCCTCGCGAATATGGGCTGGTCGTTCGAAGAGCTCGTCTCACACGCGTCGCGTGGAGCCTTGGTCGGTGCCGGCGACGTGCTTGCAACGGGAACCTGCGGCGGCGGCGCACTCGCCGAGCTGTGGGGGCGTACCGGCACTCAGAGCCCTCGGCCGCTGAAAGTCGGAGACGTCGTGAGCATGACCGTCGAGGGCCTGGGTACCATCACGAACCGCATAACACCGCAGTCGAGCACGGGGGTCGCCGTGCCGGCCGCCCGGCGCCGCAAACCAGAGGACATCGCGTGA
- a CDS encoding putative quinol monooxygenase encodes MAFVCNAIWTVKPGSEEIVSEAIAQLSPATRTEPGNIYYQSYVDPAVPNVFRIFEVYKDADAFAAHATYDHFIEHALGKAIPELESRVREIYETLDV; translated from the coding sequence ATGGCATTCGTCTGCAACGCAATCTGGACCGTGAAGCCAGGAAGCGAGGAGATCGTGAGTGAAGCAATCGCTCAGCTCTCCCCCGCCACCCGCACCGAGCCAGGCAACATCTACTATCAGTCCTACGTCGACCCGGCCGTGCCGAACGTCTTTCGCATCTTCGAGGTCTACAAAGATGCCGATGCCTTCGCAGCGCACGCGACCTACGACCATTTCATCGAGCACGCACTCGGCAAGGCCATTCCCGAGCTCGAATCGCGCGTACGGGAGATCTACGAGACCCTCGACGTCTAG
- a CDS encoding RpiB/LacA/LacB family sugar-phosphate isomerase translates to MRIHLSADSAGFAFAHSLIERLEREGDVVYHGAETFDHGDDYPAYAIACAQAVVEDEDRGIDVRGVVVGATGAGEAIVANKVAGVRAVLATSPETAILARAHADANVLAIGVELTNSALSTAIVEAFLSSPFLVDADDVRRIIYTAEYESAGTIEGWAIA, encoded by the coding sequence GTGCGCATTCATCTCTCGGCCGATTCGGCCGGCTTCGCTTTCGCCCACTCGCTCATCGAGCGCCTCGAGCGCGAAGGCGACGTCGTCTACCACGGCGCCGAGACCTTCGACCACGGTGACGACTACCCCGCGTACGCCATTGCCTGTGCGCAGGCCGTCGTCGAAGACGAAGACCGCGGCATCGACGTGCGCGGAGTTGTCGTCGGTGCAACCGGCGCAGGCGAGGCGATCGTGGCGAACAAAGTGGCTGGAGTGCGGGCCGTGCTCGCCACCAGCCCCGAAACCGCGATTCTGGCCCGCGCCCATGCCGACGCCAACGTGCTCGCCATCGGCGTCGAGCTCACGAATTCCGCTCTCTCGACGGCCATCGTCGAAGCCTTTCTGAGCAGCCCTTTTCTCGTCGACGCAGACGATGTGCGCCGCATCATCTACACGGCCGAGTACGAGTCGGCCGGCACCATCGAGGGCTGGGCGATCGCCTGA
- a CDS encoding VOC family protein, with the protein MLARFIDAPLPRATSYPPLMRTPGGPTNSIGMAGMRNADFSPRRCTPSFEAAGLQRSRPATEEHYMTERLITHLRYLALAVPELEREVDFFTRHWGLTEVSRSDDTVYLAAEGSPEQYILRIRKGTKRIDLISFGAASASDVDRLAANLAEAGVQIVHEPRALSQPGGGYGFRFFDIDGRTIEISSDVAVRPHRKIEAREPVPVRLSHVVVNSTNPEATRTFYEERLAFALSDTLNSKTMGDLMYFMRCNDHHHSFAIARGPHASLHHASFEMRGIEEWMRGTGKILRSGARMVWGPGRHNAGDNTFAYFIDPQGNTIEYTTELATIEDEDAWHPSILDVDNVHTQDQWGTANEMNEYVARESFNDVDAGLFVAPPV; encoded by the coding sequence TTGCTTGCGAGATTCATTGACGCTCCTTTGCCTCGGGCGACATCTTATCCACCGCTGATGCGCACTCCGGGCGGCCCGACGAACTCGATCGGCATGGCTGGTATGCGAAACGCAGATTTTTCGCCGCGACGCTGCACGCCTAGTTTCGAAGCGGCGGGTCTGCAGAGGAGCAGACCGGCTACCGAGGAGCACTACATGACCGAACGTCTCATCACCCATCTGCGTTATCTGGCCCTGGCGGTGCCCGAACTCGAGCGAGAGGTCGACTTCTTCACCCGTCACTGGGGCCTGACCGAGGTCTCTCGCAGCGACGATACGGTGTACCTCGCAGCCGAGGGTTCGCCTGAACAGTACATTCTGCGAATTCGCAAGGGCACGAAGCGCATCGACCTGATCTCGTTCGGCGCAGCCAGCGCGAGCGACGTCGATCGTCTCGCTGCAAACCTGGCAGAGGCGGGCGTGCAGATCGTTCACGAGCCACGAGCCCTCAGCCAGCCGGGCGGCGGTTATGGCTTTCGATTCTTCGACATCGACGGCCGCACCATCGAGATCTCCTCCGACGTCGCGGTTCGGCCGCATCGCAAGATCGAAGCGCGCGAACCCGTTCCGGTACGCCTGTCGCACGTGGTCGTGAACTCCACCAATCCCGAAGCCACACGCACCTTTTACGAGGAGAGACTGGCATTCGCGCTGTCAGACACCTTGAACAGCAAGACCATGGGCGATCTGATGTACTTCATGCGCTGCAACGATCACCATCATTCGTTCGCCATCGCACGGGGTCCGCACGCGTCGTTGCACCACGCTTCGTTCGAAATGCGGGGCATCGAAGAATGGATGCGCGGCACCGGCAAGATCCTCCGTTCCGGAGCCCGCATGGTGTGGGGGCCGGGTCGCCACAATGCCGGCGACAATACCTTTGCGTATTTCATCGACCCGCAGGGCAACACCATCGAGTACACGACAGAACTCGCCACGATCGAAGATGAAGATGCGTGGCATCCGAGCATTCTCGACGTCGACAACGTTCACACCCAAGACCAGTGGGGCACCGCGAACGAGATGAATGAGTACGTCGCCCGCGAATCATTCAACGATGTCGATGCCGGTCTTTTCGTAGCGCCGCCCGTCTGA
- a CDS encoding LysR family transcriptional regulator, translating to MNLASKDLNLLVALRALLEEANVTRAGDRLQVGQSAMSVSLSRLRLQYNDELLVRVGRDYELTPLARLLLPQVQRTVPLIEQALGSEGPFDAANSRRTFVIQLTDYAALELRDLFNRVLAAAPGVRIDILPLPEQPTSSEKELLKNDFIAAVPGIGIDGDSAVLFTDHYTCLVDRNNPALVDGKLSWEAFTALPQVVCDFGQAHHTPADRRLRELGFARQPRVTTTSFVTVPSIVSGTDLVGVIPRRLADRLGASTGTVGVDAPFGAVEIIETLWWHPSKSHDLGHKWFRETLQG from the coding sequence ATGAATCTCGCAAGCAAAGACCTCAATCTGCTCGTGGCACTGCGGGCGCTTCTCGAAGAGGCGAACGTGACTCGCGCTGGTGATCGGCTTCAGGTCGGGCAGTCGGCGATGAGCGTTTCGCTTTCGCGGCTACGACTGCAGTACAACGATGAACTGCTCGTGCGTGTCGGCAGGGACTACGAATTGACCCCGCTCGCCAGACTGTTGCTGCCCCAGGTTCAGCGCACCGTGCCGTTGATCGAGCAGGCCCTGGGCAGTGAAGGGCCGTTCGACGCGGCCAACTCGAGGCGCACTTTCGTCATTCAGCTCACCGACTACGCCGCACTCGAGTTGCGCGACTTGTTCAACCGGGTGCTTGCCGCCGCGCCAGGGGTGCGTATCGACATACTGCCGCTGCCCGAGCAGCCGACCTCCAGCGAGAAAGAGTTGCTGAAGAACGACTTCATCGCTGCCGTTCCCGGCATCGGCATCGATGGCGACAGTGCGGTGTTGTTCACCGATCACTACACCTGTCTCGTCGACCGTAACAACCCTGCCCTCGTCGACGGAAAGCTCTCGTGGGAGGCCTTCACGGCTCTTCCGCAGGTGGTCTGCGACTTCGGCCAGGCACATCACACCCCGGCCGATCGTCGTCTGCGCGAGCTGGGGTTCGCGCGTCAGCCCCGCGTCACGACGACGAGTTTCGTCACGGTTCCCTCGATCGTCTCGGGTACAGACCTCGTCGGTGTGATTCCGCGCCGTCTCGCCGATCGGCTCGGTGCTTCGACCGGCACGGTCGGAGTGGATGCCCCCTTCGGGGCGGTCGAGATCATCGAGACGCTGTGGTGGCACCCCAGCAAGTCGCACGATCTCGGTCACAAATGGTTCCGTGAAACGCTGCAAGGGTGA
- a CDS encoding cupin domain-containing protein → MVLSDGPVPVHRVMPQDGVGFYEIWQTDVMPAPIDPIETSEPTERSLTVPPGANGTKIRINEFFPGHVGENNLQSPVHRTESIDYGIVLEGEIVLALDESEVTLRAGDVVIQRGTVHAWANRTDRVARVAFILIDGAFQSELLELLPGVRDGVMRNGPHD, encoded by the coding sequence GTGGTTCTATCAGACGGGCCCGTGCCGGTTCACCGAGTGATGCCGCAAGACGGCGTCGGATTCTATGAGATCTGGCAGACCGATGTCATGCCGGCGCCGATCGACCCGATCGAAACGTCAGAACCCACCGAGCGGTCGCTCACGGTACCCCCCGGTGCCAACGGAACAAAGATTCGCATCAACGAATTCTTTCCCGGGCACGTCGGCGAGAACAATCTTCAGTCGCCCGTACACCGCACGGAGTCGATCGACTACGGAATCGTGCTCGAGGGGGAGATCGTGCTCGCCCTCGACGAGAGTGAGGTCACTCTTCGCGCCGGCGATGTGGTCATCCAACGGGGCACCGTGCACGCCTGGGCCAACCGAACCGACCGCGTCGCCCGGGTGGCATTTATTCTCATCGACGGCGCCTTTCAGAGCGAACTGCTCGAATTGCTCCCAGGGGTACGCGACGGGGTCATGCGCAATGGCCCCCACGACTGA